From the genome of Pseudomonadota bacterium:
TCCAGCAGATGACGAAAATTGAGAATCGTCGTCTCGTCGGGAACCGGCTCACGCCCAAGGTCAATGCCGGCGAAAAGACACATGGAGCGAGATTCATACAACGCTTCCTCGGCGCCTGGATCCGACAGGTTGAACCAGTGTTGGAGGAAGTAGATGCGCAACATCCGTTCCAGTTCAATGGGGGGGCGCCCGTTTCCCGCTTTGGGGTAGTGGGGTTTGATGAGCTCACAAAGCTGATCCCATGGAACCACAGCATCCATCTCCGAGAGAAACTTCTCTCGCCGGGTTGGTTTTCGAAATTGCTCAAATTCCCCCGCGGCAAACGTTTGCTGTTTCATCGTTTTCTACCGGTTCCAAATAATGCGTGTATTGTCGCAAACTTTGGGACTTAATCAGAGATGCCTTAACAGTGATCAGCACGAGTGTGCGGATAGAGCTTAGCCGCAGATCCGGAAGCGTTTTGTGCAAATGCCTGCCAGGCAATTACTAACTGCCCTGCGCAGTGACTTTTGCGTTGAGGTAGGCGCGGAAAGCTTCGGCAAGCTCCGGGTGTTCCAGTGCATACTCCACTGTTGCCTCGAGGTAGCCAATCTTGCTGCCGCAATCAAAGCGTCGCCCCTGGTACTGGTAGGCGAGAACCTGCTCGCGCTTCAATAGTTCGGCAATGGCATCGGTCAGTTGAATTTCGCCACCTGCGCCACGCGTCGTCGTTTCAAGTACTTTGAAAATCCCGGGTGTCAGGATATAGCGGCCCAGAACGGCCAGATTCGACGGCGCAACTTCCGGACTCGGTTTCTCCACGATACCCTCGACCGTTTTCAATCGATCCATATAGTGGGTCGATTCAACAATACCGTACTTGTCGGTATGTGCTGGATCCACCTCTTCGACGCACAGCACACTGCATTGTTGCTCTTCGTACACATCGGCCATCTGCGCAAGACAGGGCTTATCAGTGCCCCTGATCAAATCATCGGCCAAAATCACAGCGAAGGGCTCATCCCCCACCACCTGCTTGGCACACAACACCGCATGCCCCAACCCCAGTGCCTCCGGTTGACGCACATAGACGCAGGTGATTCCTTCCGGCACGATCTCCTTGACCTGGGAGAGCAGGTGGGTTTTCCCCCGCTTCTCCAGTTCCGTTTCGAGTTCGTAGTTCTTGTCGAAATGATCCTCTATGGCACGCTTGCTGCTGCTGGTGACAAAAATCAGCTCCGTAATCCCCGCCGCGACCGCCTCCTCCGCTGCATACTGGATCAGCGGCTTGTCTACAATGGGAAGCATCTCCTTGGGGCTGGCCTTGGTGGCAGGCAAAAAACGTGTGCCCAAGCCGGCAACGGGAAATACTGCCTTGCGAATCGAAGTCACCTTGCGTTCATCCTGATCTGAGTGATGGGACGGGAATAGTAACAGTTGTTGGAAGTCTGCTGGAACTCCCGCACCTCTTGACCTGCAGCGCTACTTGACAATGAAAACACGTGCATCGGATGTCGCGTTGTTCTTGTTTGGCGGCTGTCGCCCCACAGCGCACAGGTGGTCATGCAGGCCATCCGGCGAATACTCCGGGACCGCTTCGCGCAGTAATGCCACAGCCTGCGAACAATCGCCCTTAACGCACGCACTATTCATGGTCTCCAGCAGTGGCTCAAGATCCACCCACGCCAATGCCGATTCCCTGCCACGCCAGATACGCGGATGTGCGGTCGCCACGGCATCGCTACCGATCAACAGCTCTTCGTAGAGTTTTTCCCCGGGTCGCAATCCGGTGTACTCGATTGCGATATCGCCCTCTGGATGAGATTCATCGCGAACCTCCATCCCCGAGAGATGGATCATGCGTCGCGCCAGATCCGCGATGCGCACCGGTTCCCCCATATCCAGCAGGTAGACCTCTCCTCCATGCCCCATGGCCCCTGCCTGAATCACGAGCTGCGCTGCCTCGGACAGCGTCATAAAGTAGCGGCAGATGGCAGGATCGGTGACAGTTACGGGACCTCCCGCGTGAATCTGCTTTTCGAAAAGCGGCACCACAGAGCCGGACGATCCCAGAACATTGCCGAAACGCACCATGCAGAACTTCGTGGGACCTCCCCGTTCCGCCAGCGCCTGAAGCACCAGCTCTGCCAGCCGCTTACTCGCTCCCATTACATTGGTCGGCCGTACGGCTTTGTCGGTGGAGATCAAAACGAAGTGTTCCACACCAGCCGCATACGCGGCTTCGGCGGCCTGCCAGGTTCCGAAGGCGTTATTCTGAATTCCCTCGATAACATTGTGCTCCACCATGGGTACATGCTTATAGGCTGCCGCATGATAGAGCGTGTCGACTCCAAAGGAACGTATCACATTTTCAATGCGTGAACGCTGTAGCACCGATCCCAACAGGGCCACGATCTCGATATTGACACCGATACGCGAAAGTTCAGATCGCAACTCCTGCTCGATGGCATACAAGGCGTATTCACTCAACTCATACAGCAACAGCTTGCGCGGTTGAAGCGCAATGATCTGCCGACAGAGTTCGCTGCCAATGGAACCTCCCGCACCGGTAACCATCACCACGCGATCGCGGATGCAGGCCTCCAACAGCTCCGCACGTGGCGGTACCGGATCACGACCGAGCAGATCTTCGACCGACACCTCGCGGATATCGTTGAGCGTGGCGACGCCTCTGGCGATCTCGTCCATCGTCGGCAACGTCTGCACCCGAAAGGCCTGCGCTTCCAGCGCCTCGATGATCGTCTTACGCTGGCTGCGAGTCGCGGAGGGAATCGCCAAGAACACCTGTTGGACACCCATCTGCCGGGCGATGGTGGCCAATGCCGCCGGATCGAACACCCGCAGCCCGCTGACCAGATGTCCATGCAGCGCGCGATCGTCATCGACAAAGGCGACGGGGACAAACTGCGAACCCGCGTTCAGGTTGGCGGCGAGCAGTGTTCCACCGCTCCCAGCGCCGTAGATGGCGACCGGTTCGCGGCCGTTCAGTAGCGCCCGTGTTGGGCGGGCCAGGTAATTACGCATAAAAAACCGGCTGCCACCGATATAGAGGATGGCGATGATCCAGTAGATGATGAAGACCGAGCGGGGGATCCCCTCCAAGCGCAGAAAGACGGCAACACCGAGCAGTGTGGCGGTGGAGATCGTCACGCCAGCGATCACGCTGTATGCAGCCTGCGGGGCGATATAGCGAATGATGGCGCGGTACAGGCCAAATCTGATGAGAACCGGGATGGCAAAGAGCGGTGCTGCGGGCAGCAACCAGACACCCTGTCCCAGATCGGGCGACACACTCCCCAGTCTTAACGCGTAAGCGGCCCACAGGGCCAGTGGCAACATCGCGGCATCGGTCAACAACATCAGCAGCCGCTTGGCCCAACGGGGCAATGCGGTCAGTTGTTCCTTCAAAGCACTCTCCTTATTCGCCTATCTTCAGATGTGACATCGGCCAGAGGACTCACATGATACCCCGATCGACCACCCTGTTAAGACCAAGAGGGTATATTTAGTGTTAACCGAATACCCTATTGGGCCTTGGTTAGGAGCCTGTGACGCTTCTCTACTCGACACACCAGCCAAAAAAAGGCTGCCATCAAACCCAACGACCCGATCAAGATTATCGCCTGCAGTGCCGGACCGGAACGCCCCGCCAATAGGGCCATTCCGCTGCAGATTGCCATCAGCCCGTATTCCACCAGCACCGTCCGCCGATGGTTCCACCCCGCCTGGACCAACCGCTGATAGAAGTGGGTTCGATGCGCCTGCCACACACGCTCGCCCTGCAACAGACGCCGGATCAGGGTGACAGTGGCATCGGCCACAAAGGGCAGAAACAAGATCATCGAGATCCAGAGCGGTACTATCCCTGCGTTCTCGCCCCACAGCGCCATACCGGCAGCCAGGAAACCAAGGGTGGTCGAGCCGGTATCCCCCATGAAGATCCGCGCCGGCGGGAAGTTTACGATCAGGAAACCACCAGCCGCGGCCGCCACTATCATATTCAGGCCTGCAAAAACAGGCGCTTGCGCAAGTCCACCAAGCACTGACAACGTCCCAAAACCAAAAACCGCCATACCTCCCGCAAACCCGTCCATCCCATCCATAAAGTTGTAAAGGTTGGTCATCCAAACGACGAGTAAGATGGTAACCAGCTCGGCAATGCCCCATGGCAGATCAATCGCCACTCCTGGAATCGGGACCGTTTGCAGTCCCAAACCTCCCAATACCAGCAACACCGCCACAAGGAGATGGACACCCAATCTAAAGCGCACAGCCAAATGTCCGCGATCGTCGAGAAAAGAAATGAAGGCTATCAGTGCCGCCGCGCCGGACAGCCAGTACAGTTCCCGCGGCATATTGACCCTAGTTCCCATAGCGACGATTGACCAACCTATCGCGACACCAAGCGCGATCCCAATACCGCCGGTGCGCGGTGTAGGCTGTTCATGAAGCGACCGTTCGTTGGGGTGATCAAGGATTTGGAGCTGGGAGCGCGAGCTCGCCAACCAACCGCAGAATAGTGCGGCGGTTCCGAAAGAGGCCAGCGCCGCGATAAGAGCTGCGTTACTGATCACGGCTTGTTGTTGCTACAACAGGAGTCAGCGCCAATTGGTACTCGCGGACCATTTCCGGTAGTGCATCGTAAAACGAATATCGTGGCTCGAACCCAAGCTCTTCGCGTATCTTTTCATTGCTGTACCAGGCGGATCCCAGCAGCTTGTTGAGTGTATCGCCCGTCAGGGGCGTTGACCGACGGGATATCGCTCGCAACGCATCACCCAGCCCAGCCCCAAGCCGCAGCAGCCATGCAGGAACACCCCAATTTGGCGCCGGCCGCCCTAGCTCCCGACATATGGCGTCGTAGAGCTCACGCGTGGAATAGGGATGACCATCCGTCACGAGGTAAATCTGTCCGTCAGCAGCCGGACTCTCTGCGGCAAGAATCAGTGCACGCACAACATCATCGACATGCACCATCGATCGCTTGTTCTGGACCTTTGGAAGTGGCGGGAAACGACCGCGGTCAATGGCCGCGATCATGCGTGGGATATTACCTTTGTTGCCCGGACCATATACGAGGGGCAAGCGGACAACGGTCGAATGCATGCTGTGTTTGCGACCAGTATCGAATACGAGTTGCTCGGCCTCCAGCTTGGCACGCCCGTAAACACTTCGAGGATGCGAAGCGCTGCTCTCATCGATAAGCACCTCACTCCCTTCACCCATAGCCTTGACACTGCTGGCAAACACGAAGTGCCCAACTCCATGCGCAACCGCATCATCAAGCAGGCAACGCGTACCCTCGCGCGTGATCAATTCATGCCGGACATCAACTTCGGGCGTGCCTTCATTCTCCGAATGCGTTACTCCTGCGAGGTGAAACACCGTGTTAACGCCCAGACAAACACCTTTTAACGTTTCGGGATGCTCAAGATCTCCCACCCGCACTTCAGTACCTCTATCGCGTCTGCTCAATCCAATTACACGCCATCCTTTCCCAGTCAGTTTCCGGGCCAACCGCTTGCCGATGAAACCGGACACACCCGTGATAAGCGCTGTCCTCATCCCGCCACCGCCTTGATCACTGCCAGCGACTGCCGGTTGATCGAGACGAGTCCGTACTCCGCCTCTGCGATTCTGCGACCGGCCGCGCCCATCGCCCGTCGCAGCTCCGTATTACCGACAAGCATCGCCATTGCAGTTGCGAGCGCTCCCACATCATGTGGTTGGACGAGCAGCCCGTTTACCTCATGATGCACGATGTCTCTGCAACCCGGGATATCGGTCGCAACGATGGCACGCCCGCTTGCTGCCGCCTCGATCAAAACCTTTGGGATCCCTTCACCATAGTAAGAAGGGAGGCATACCAGATGGCTGCCGGCGAACACCGACGGCATGTCGTCGCGCCGCCCCCACCACTCTACGAGACCCGTGCGTTGCCAAGTCTCGATCTGCGCCAACGGCACTGAACTCGGATTTCCCTCGTCCGGTGCTCCGACAAGCACAAAGCGCGCTCCAACACCCTTTTTCCGAAGCCGTTCAGCCGCTGAGACAAAGTCGCCCACCCCCTTGTCCCAAAGCATTCGGCTAGCAAACAGAACTACCGGATTTCCGGACAGCTCGTCAGTCGGCTGAAACTGATCAAGATCGACGCCCGCACCTGGGATTAGTACTGTATTTCCCGCATCACAGCCCATCATCTCGCTCAAGGTTCGTTGATCATCGCGATTCTGGACAATAACTCGGCTCTTCCCACCTCGAAGCAAAATTCGTAATGCGGTCTTCAAAAACGGCCGTAAGAACTTTGCCTTGAGGCGGCGCGATGTGAACACATAGCCAAGCCCCGCGATAGCGTTGACCCTCGCTGCAACACCTGCAATCCGAGCTGCCAACGATCCGTATACCACCGGCTTCATCCCCACGTGATAGACAACTGCGGGTCGCTCGTGCGCATACAGACGAACAAGTCGCCACAGCACCATAATTTCTGTCAACGGATTAATGAAGCGCCGTCCGAGGTCAAAATCAATCACGCGAATCCCTCTTTTAGAAATCCTGTCACCATGCGACCGTACGCGCGTGGCGACCACTACCTGATAGCCTGCCTTGCCCGCGTCCACCGCGAGGGGTAACCGATGAGAAGCGAAATACCAATCTTCGGTCACAAGAAACAGTAGAACCGCACCGGCAGTCACACTTGTTCCGCCAGCCAGGCCTGGAACATCAGCACGCACCAGAGTTGCGACTGCCGATTACGGCTGCCCGATAAATGTTCAGCCCACCAAGTATGAATGATCGCGGAGTCTAAAAATCCAGTGCGCTTTAAGTTAGCTGAATCTAGTAACGTCTCGGCCCAATCGCGCAATGGTCCCCGCAACCAAACGTCCATAGGAATCCCGAAACCCGACTTGGGTCGATCTATCAAGTCGCGAGGTACATAGCGGTATAGCACCTGCCTCAACAGCCACTTACCTTGCCCTTCGCGAATCTTCATACCAAGAGGTAGAGAAGCCGCGAATTCTACGACTCGATGATCCAGCAGCGGTGCACGCGACTCCAAACTGACCCCCATTGTCGCTCGGTCAACCTTGACAAGAACATCGTCAGGCAGGAACGTGACTGCATCCCGATACATCATGGCTTCCACAAAATCTCCCTTTCCTAGCGCCTGTGCCTCCCTTTCCGGTGCCTCACCGCCTCCTGCTACCAACCTGCCTGGCTCGTAACACCGGGACACCAGCCTCAAATACAAATCGTTGGTGTTCGCGGCCGAGAGAATACCCGCCAGTTTGTGTAACTTGTCACCGGCTGACCGTACCCTTGCTGCGCCCGGCACTATGCCACCAATGGCCCTGAATGCAGCTTCCCAGCGTGCCGGTGGAACCGAAATCAAGATGCGCGAAATCAATCGGCGACTACTGGCTGGCACCCATCGTATTATCCGCGTTAGCCACTGCCCCCAAAGGTAACGGTTATATCCCCCGAAAAACTCGTCGCCACCGTCTCCCGAAAGGCTCACCGTAACGTGCTGCCGCGTCAGTTTCGCGATTAGAAACGTCGGGATCTGTGAAACATCTGCAAAGGGTTCATCGTAAAGTTGAGGCATGCGAGGGACCACCGCTAATGCCTGATCCGGCGTCACATGAAGCTCGGTGTGATCGGTTTGAAGGTGTCGAGCGATCGCACGCGCATGGACAGACTCGTCGAAATCCTTCTCATGGTAGCCAATCGTAAACGTCTTGATGCGCGCCGAGCTCTCCGCCTGCATCAGCGCAACCACTGTTGAGGAATCCACGCCGCCCGAAAGAAACGCCCCCAGCGGCACATCGGCCATCAGTTCATCTCGAATCACCGACCTTAGCAGACCATCGAGTTGCGAAATCGCCTCACTTTCCTGTATATCCGTCGCCGCTTCGCGGCGCAGTCTCACGGTTTCCTCAAGCGACCAATAGCGGGTCACTGTCGTTGCAAAATCACCACCCGAGACCTTTAGTGTCAGAATCGTCCCTGGTTCGAGTTTCGATATATCTGTATAAATGCTTTTTGGCGCAGGTACGTAACCGTAGCGCATGAATTGTTTGAGTGCCTGCAGATCAATTTCACCTCGCCAGGCCGGATGACATCGAAGCGCCTTCAGTTCAGACCCGAAAACGAATGTCCTGCCAAGCCTTCCGTAGTACAAAGGCTTTTCCCCGAGTCGGTCACGCACAAGCTGAATAGTGCGCTCACTCCGGTCCCACACGGCGAATGCGAACATACCGGAAAACCGATTTACGGCCCCCTCGATCCCCCAATGGCAAATCGCTGCCAGGACGACCTCCGTATCCGAATGCCCCCGAAAACACTGCCCTTCGCGCTCCAATTCTGAACGAATCACGCGAAAATTGTAAATTTCTCCATTGAAAACGATTGTGTACCGGCCACCATCGGAGGTCATTGGCTGATCGCCGGCCGGGGTCAGATCGACAATCGCCAACCGAGTATGTGCCATGACTACGTTACATTCCGGATCGAACCAGACGCCACTCCCGTCTGGGCCGCGGTGGCGCAGAGAAGCAACCATCTCTCCGGCGACCGCTAACCAATCGTACGTGTCTCGGGCACTACCGTCTTGTAAGAACCCCGCTATGCCGCACATTTTTCGCCAATTCCGGCAGTAATAGTCAAATCGCCAATCACCCTCATCTTCTGGGTGCTCGCAACACAGACGGGACAATATCGGCGATAAGCAAAATCATGATGGGAACGAAGTGAGCGCAGCGCCTTGTGAGGGCATCGATGAACGCAAGCATGCCTGTGCGCCACGCAATCAGCGCGACTATCAATACGACAACCAGCCAGGCTACCCCATCTTGCCGGCGAAACAAGAAAACAGCAGCCAGTATAGATAATACGAGCATCATGCAGTGCGCCGCGTACGAATACTGGGCATCTCTCCTGGGCGGAACATCGTAGACGTAGATCAGAAACGGCTTTCCAATACTCGCTCCAAGATTACGCCAATACCCGTTAGGTCTGATATCACGGGCCGGTCTAAGGCCTGCATCCAAGGCAAGGTCGCTACCACTGACGTGACCACGACTTAACAATTGCATTTGTCGCATATCAGACAATCAACGAATATTTTTTGTTGCATGAATAAAGCTACTCCCGGTTAAAGCAGCAGGTTGTTTCCCGCGACAGGAGTCCACGCCATCACAGAAACTCAAGACGGGGATATTGGAGCAAACACCGAACGTATTATCTGCCTGCCGCCGGATTTTCCAGGATACTGCAGAGCCCCGATCAACTCTGTTATATGCAGTGCGAATTCAGCTGAGAATACGCTCGGACGGTGATTCCGGATGGCCGCGGCCATCTCGGCAGGGCCGCGGCAGAAATCTACCGGCTTATATCGCGCGGACCATCGCAATGCCGGTTTTTGCGCGAAAGGATAGTTCCGCTTGATGCGCGAATAATTACCCCAGGACCATGGTAACCAGTTCAACCATCGCTCGATGCGTGACGACCAGTGGTCAAGGCGATATTCCAATGCCGCTTCCAGGCGGTGGGGCGGTATACTTTTCACGTACACTGGTGAGGCATCGTCGCGAATATCCTTCACGTAGATGATCCCGCGCTCACCCATGAGCATCAGGGACCTGTCGAGCGGGGCGATAATGCTGCACGTGACGCGCGCCACCACGTTACCCTCGTACTCGATATTGCCGACGGTGTAATCAGGGGTAATCACATCAAGCGGTATTCCCTTGTCCGGAACCTGGCACGAGGCAAAAGCCGTTACCGCCTTAGCCGGGCCGAAAAACGCCGCCAGCCACGTCAGAAAATACCCGGCGTGCTCGTAAGTGCAGCCTACCTCAAACTCGTCCTTGGCGGGCCATAGGGCGCCCGATTCGCTGCGCCAAGACCGGTACTGGAGCCTGGACGTCATACCTGCGTCGAAATTCGCATACACTAATCGCACCGGGCCAATGACACCGTCGCTCAACGCCTTCCAGACAGTCTGCGCCGTTTCCCCAAGTACGCTGCAAGGCGCTGCCCCCAAGTAGACTCCCCTGCTTCTCGCCAGACCCACCAACTCTTCCGCGCTCTCGTAGTTCATGGCCAGAGGCTTTTCTGAATACACATGCTTACCGGCCTCGATACAGGCTCGGGTGACATCGTAGTGACTCCGGGGGTTTGTCAAGTTCAGGATCAACTCGACCGAATCGTCACCAAGGAGCTCATCTGCGCTTCTATAGGGCCTGACGGAGAAATAGTCGCAAAATTCTTCGAGACGCGACTGGTTGATGTCGTAGGCGCCTCGCAGGCTCAGCTCTGGATGATAGCGGAGAGATCTCAGGTAAAAATCTGCGACGTAGCCGCAACCGATAATGGCGATATTCATGTCGTCCTCGAGTCCACACGGAAATGCCAACGAATACCTGGCAAGTCAGCGGTGTCTGACAGGTTCGATGAATCCATTGGCGCTCAAGACCGACCTGCCGCTCTTACATGGCCGCACCCCACCGACCCGCTACCGGTGTCTGCTTCCAGTGCCTCATCAATCGCCAGTGTCAACTCGCAGATGTGAATGCCATCGGCCAGGGTAGGAGTTAGATCAGACGCTGCCAGCGAATCATCACCATGGAAGTGTCGCATCGCCAATTGCCATCCCTTAGTGCCAAAAAGGAAACGGCGGTGGGCACCGTTAACAAGCACGTCGGAGAAGTCATTGACGACAGCATTCAATCCCGCGCCGGCGATACAGATTTGCTCTTTCAAACCCTTTATCGGGCGTTCGGTTCTGACAAAAACCAGTGTCGCAACCGAGCCATCCTCGAGTGAACATACGCAGGAAAAACTGCCCCCGTGAACAAGTCCGTCGTTGACGTCCGGATAACGCTGCAAAGTGAAGTCACGGATTCTACATCCGGCGATAAATTCGATGAGATCCAAGTAGTGACAACATGACCCTACCGTCGTCCCTCCGCCGAGATGCTTTTTCGCCATCGCCACGCTGAATTCGCCTAGATTGACCACGTAGGTGATCATCTTAGGTCCACCGCATTCACGGTAGGCCGGACTGTTGATGAGGTATTGGATCGCCGGAATGAAGCGTCTGTTGAATCCGATCATGCAATTCTCATAGGAGGAATAATCGCGTATGAGATCCAAGCCCTGCCTGTCAACCGCTGCGGGCTTCTCGCAGTATATTCTGTAGTTAGCCTCGATGCCTGCACGCAGGTGAACAGGATGTAGGTAGGGCGGCGTTGCGATCAGAAGATTGTCGGCTCGAACGCCGGATCCAAGCATTTCCTCAAACGACTCGAACGTCTCGTCAATATTGAACGCGCGTGCGAGTGTCTCGGCGCTGGCCCCTATGTTCGAACAGACGCCAACGATTTTTCCGCCTGCATTCAGAATCGAAGGCACTAGAACGGTTGCGCAGAAATTGCCCGCGCCCGCTACGATCCATCGTGTGCGTGTTGAACGCGGACCAACGGCGGCGCGGGACGTTGATCCACCAGATTTTCTCGGGCCACGCTGCATTTCGACCGCTGAGCTGTTTATTTCCTCGATGCGATATGTCTTTACCACGCTCTCGGGCTGTATCGCGGTTTCGGAGCACCCATATGTCTTGAGAAGAGCCTTTGTGTAGGAGGCGGCTAGCGGGATACCGTATTCACTATAGAAGGTACTTTCCTCGTGGGTGGTTTCGTCGACAACCTTCACGGCATCCACGTACAGCACCTTCGGGGAGGCCGCATACCGCAGAGCCCTGAGCGTGTTGATTAGACCGATTTGCTGAATAAGCTGTGCCAACTCGCGCACATGGTCGACGACCCAGCGAACCCGGCTGCCCGACGCTCTGCCAGAAAACCTCATTCTGGTTGCCAAGCGGTAGCCCTCGCACGCCAGATAACGCACGGACATGGTTTCATCGATTTCGCGCGGGCTCTTCCGGAAAAAGAATCTGCCACGCTTTGCCAGGAAAACTGTGTTTTTATCGCCCTCGCCCATCCATCTTCCTCTCTTCATTTGCCCGCAATGGGCGATCCGGCAAAGAGGTCGTGATGCTAATCGGCTCCGTCCCGGGAATACAAGCATTCATCTCACGTACGAGCGCCGCCCTGATCTCCGTCGTCCGTGCTGTATCTACTGCTTCCCCTTTAGCAAGCGGCACCATACCAAGTGCCAAAGATACGGGAAGCGCAGTAAGAACTGTAAACGTGGGGCATGCGATCGCCAACTTCTCGCCGTAGCGCGGCGAGAACCAACCACTTCCTAACTCCCAGGTTGGCTTTTCCGACTGCAGAAACAGGAGCAGCATCCCATCGCCGCCCGGAAGGTTCAAATGAAGATCACCTGTAGCCGTTACGCCCGGCGATACACCGGGCGCGCAATGAAACCGCCACACAAGCTCGTGCTCACCTTCCCCTCCTATGAGATCACGCAGAATCAACGCGTTCGAATTCAAAAGCACCATCTGTCGCCGTGGCAGAACTGGTTGAGCAAACCTCGCATACCCCGAATGGTCGGCATCGAACGTCACGAATTGCTCATTCACCTCCCAGTGATGAATGGTGTGGTGTACGGCGGATACTTGAAAAAGACCGGGACCGAGTGTGGCGATTTCGGCACCATCAACCTGTACAACGTTGTGGCTTGCCGTGCTGCGGAAGATATTCCGCCAGCGACGGGAACTGAAATAGGTATAGGTACCGGGGTCGACGATAACCGGCTGGCCACCTTTCCACAGCACAAAGCTGAGGACATCATTGTGCCCATGTCCACCACCGCCGGGTTGCGTGACGCCGCCGCAATCAACCACGACCAACAAGCCAGGCTCCTCCCAGCTGTTCCGCAATGCGGCAAATCCCCCGTCGGGAAACAGCCTGGATGCCTTCGATGGCGGATGGGCTTCGACGTTGTCGAACTGCGTCAACCCGTCAGCGCCTGAAAACCAGAATACCGTTTGTGCCGCCTTTTGCGCCCCCCACTTCAGACTTGGATCATCAAGCAATGATGCGCCAGCCGCCAACAACTCCCGGATGTCACACATATCCTCGCCAGTAGCGA
Proteins encoded in this window:
- the asnB gene encoding asparagine synthase (glutamine-hydrolyzing) encodes the protein MCGIAGFLQDGSARDTYDWLAVAGEMVASLRHRGPDGSGVWFDPECNVVMAHTRLAIVDLTPAGDQPMTSDGGRYTIVFNGEIYNFRVIRSELEREGQCFRGHSDTEVVLAAICHWGIEGAVNRFSGMFAFAVWDRSERTIQLVRDRLGEKPLYYGRLGRTFVFGSELKALRCHPAWRGEIDLQALKQFMRYGYVPAPKSIYTDISKLEPGTILTLKVSGGDFATTVTRYWSLEETVRLRREAATDIQESEAISQLDGLLRSVIRDELMADVPLGAFLSGGVDSSTVVALMQAESSARIKTFTIGYHEKDFDESVHARAIARHLQTDHTELHVTPDQALAVVPRMPQLYDEPFADVSQIPTFLIAKLTRQHVTVSLSGDGGDEFFGGYNRYLWGQWLTRIIRWVPASSRRLISRILISVPPARWEAAFRAIGGIVPGAARVRSAGDKLHKLAGILSAANTNDLYLRLVSRCYEPGRLVAGGGEAPEREAQALGKGDFVEAMMYRDAVTFLPDDVLVKVDRATMGVSLESRAPLLDHRVVEFAASLPLGMKIREGQGKWLLRQVLYRYVPRDLIDRPKSGFGIPMDVWLRGPLRDWAETLLDSANLKRTGFLDSAIIHTWWAEHLSGSRNRQSQLWCVLMFQAWLAEQV
- a CDS encoding gfo/Idh/MocA family oxidoreductase, giving the protein MLVFPGRSRLASRPLCRIAHCGQMKRGRWMGEGDKNTVFLAKRGRFFFRKSPREIDETMSVRYLACEGYRLATRMRFSGRASGSRVRWVVDHVRELAQLIQQIGLINTLRALRYAASPKVLYVDAVKVVDETTHEESTFYSEYGIPLAASYTKALLKTYGCSETAIQPESVVKTYRIEEINSSAVEMQRGPRKSGGSTSRAAVGPRSTRTRWIVAGAGNFCATVLVPSILNAGGKIVGVCSNIGASAETLARAFNIDETFESFEEMLGSGVRADNLLIATPPYLHPVHLRAGIEANYRIYCEKPAAVDRQGLDLIRDYSSYENCMIGFNRRFIPAIQYLINSPAYRECGGPKMITYVVNLGEFSVAMAKKHLGGGTTVGSCCHYLDLIEFIAGCRIRDFTLQRYPDVNDGLVHGGSFSCVCSLEDGSVATLVFVRTERPIKGLKEQICIAGAGLNAVVNDFSDVLVNGAHRRFLFGTKGWQLAMRHFHGDDSLAASDLTPTLADGIHICELTLAIDEALEADTGSGSVGCGHVRAAGRS
- a CDS encoding gfo/Idh/MocA family oxidoreductase, which translates into the protein MNIAIIGCGYVADFYLRSLRYHPELSLRGAYDINQSRLEEFCDYFSVRPYRSADELLGDDSVELILNLTNPRSHYDVTRACIEAGKHVYSEKPLAMNYESAEELVGLARSRGVYLGAAPCSVLGETAQTVWKALSDGVIGPVRLVYANFDAGMTSRLQYRSWRSESGALWPAKDEFEVGCTYEHAGYFLTWLAAFFGPAKAVTAFASCQVPDKGIPLDVITPDYTVGNIEYEGNVVARVTCSIIAPLDRSLMLMGERGIIYVKDIRDDASPVYVKSIPPHRLEAALEYRLDHWSSRIERWLNWLPWSWGNYSRIKRNYPFAQKPALRWSARYKPVDFCRGPAEMAAAIRNHRPSVFSAEFALHITELIGALQYPGKSGGRQIIRSVFAPISPS